A single Pedobacter sp. PACM 27299 DNA region contains:
- a CDS encoding sensor histidine kinase, translated as MNIAKKITLLFAILSAIIISLLSGFVWYFANDFAFEDFYKRLEARVNIAAEIRTSEDQNDNVYAKVRNQYLERLPDEKEYVIEKNKIGNPKIGVDLPKTFYDQIKEGKIARYRTENHFYVGKYLAEDRQSHIIIVSANDPFGFRELKDLQKILFAGFFLSIVMSFVVGWKFSNYMLTPLRNIIKSVKKIKAENLHLRLEVRGNDEMAQLSQTFNNMLNRLETAFETQNNFISNASHELRTPLTIISAEVELELKAEDGSIRQRQALSKIKDESDRLEHILTSLLGLAQSGFNGKTQPWEQVRMDELIWDVQRTVNQVHPESKIEIDFSQLPEDEDQITVKANLNLLKLAITNIVSNACKYSNNKTVLVTLESKLNVLSVAVKDQGIGIPPGDVQHIFEPFYRASNTTDFKGYGIGLPLSLNIIRLHRGSIGISSKEQVGTEIKVILPIN; from the coding sequence ATGAATATTGCTAAAAAAATAACTCTCCTTTTCGCCATTCTATCTGCTATCATTATTTCCTTGCTGAGTGGCTTTGTCTGGTACTTTGCGAACGATTTCGCCTTTGAAGATTTCTATAAAAGATTAGAAGCCAGGGTGAATATCGCTGCGGAAATCAGAACTTCTGAAGATCAGAACGACAACGTATATGCGAAAGTGCGTAATCAATATCTGGAGCGTCTACCCGACGAAAAGGAATACGTGATTGAGAAAAATAAGATCGGTAATCCAAAAATAGGCGTCGACCTACCAAAGACTTTTTATGACCAGATTAAAGAGGGGAAAATAGCACGATACCGCACAGAAAACCATTTCTACGTAGGGAAATATTTGGCTGAGGATCGGCAAAGCCACATCATCATCGTTTCAGCGAATGATCCTTTTGGATTTAGAGAACTAAAGGATTTGCAGAAAATCTTATTTGCTGGTTTCTTTCTATCTATCGTCATGTCTTTTGTCGTAGGATGGAAATTCTCAAACTATATGCTGACCCCTTTAAGAAATATTATTAAAAGTGTCAAAAAGATAAAAGCAGAAAATCTGCATTTAAGGCTGGAGGTACGAGGTAATGATGAGATGGCTCAACTTTCTCAAACTTTTAACAATATGTTAAACAGGCTGGAAACTGCTTTTGAAACACAAAATAACTTTATCAGCAATGCTTCACATGAGCTAAGAACACCTTTAACCATTATTAGTGCAGAAGTAGAATTGGAGTTGAAAGCTGAAGATGGAAGTATCAGACAGCGTCAGGCACTCAGCAAAATAAAGGATGAATCAGATCGGTTAGAACATATATTGACCAGCTTGTTAGGTTTAGCCCAATCCGGCTTCAATGGTAAAACCCAGCCCTGGGAGCAAGTCAGGATGGACGAATTGATCTGGGATGTCCAGCGTACCGTAAATCAGGTACACCCGGAAAGTAAAATTGAGATCGATTTTAGTCAGCTGCCAGAGGACGAAGATCAAATCACCGTAAAAGCTAATCTTAACCTGCTGAAACTCGCCATTACCAATATTGTCAGCAATGCCTGTAAATACTCTAACAATAAAACCGTATTGGTCACTTTAGAAAGCAAGCTCAATGTATTATCCGTTGCGGTAAAAGACCAGGGGATAGGTATTCCTCCAGGTGATGTACAGCATATTTTCGAACCCTTTTACAGAGCCTCAAATACGACAGATTTTAAAGGATATGGCATTGGCTTACCCTTGTCATTAAACATCATTCGCTTACATCGGGGGAGCATTGGCATCAGTTCGAAGGAACAGGTGGGGACGGAGATTAAGGTGATCCTACCCATAAACTAA
- a CDS encoding bestrophin family protein: MLLRNNIPLTYIFGKIKTELFFVIAYSLGIVILYQNFHVTRISIPIAVPALLGTIISLLLAFRSNQAYDRWWEARIIWGAIVNDSRSISRQILSFVESPYDLEEVEQFKVRFIKRQIAWCNALSQSLRGFSPHKGLERYLDKKELAFVKNQRNVTVALLELHAMDLKKALNEGWINKYQQIEINRTISALCNHMGGSERIKNTVFPVTYSKYISMSIHLFIVLLPFGLIEYFGYMEIPLVIAIAAFFLLVEKMAVHLQDPFENKPTDTPTTTICRNIEKDLYQMIDESNLYEDLPQLEKAGIGSYYIL; this comes from the coding sequence ATGCTGTTACGAAATAATATACCCCTTACTTATATCTTTGGAAAGATCAAAACAGAGCTGTTTTTTGTAATCGCTTATTCATTAGGTATTGTGATCCTTTATCAGAACTTTCATGTTACCAGGATTTCTATACCCATTGCAGTTCCTGCACTTTTAGGGACCATCATATCCTTATTACTTGCTTTTCGCTCCAATCAGGCTTATGATCGGTGGTGGGAAGCCAGGATTATCTGGGGAGCAATTGTAAATGATTCAAGAAGTATATCCAGACAAATCCTGTCATTCGTAGAAAGCCCTTACGACCTGGAAGAGGTGGAACAGTTCAAAGTGCGGTTTATCAAAAGACAAATTGCCTGGTGTAATGCACTCAGTCAAAGCCTGAGAGGCTTTAGTCCACACAAAGGTCTGGAAAGATACCTGGATAAGAAAGAGCTTGCTTTTGTTAAAAACCAACGTAATGTGACTGTTGCTTTATTAGAATTACATGCTATGGATTTAAAAAAGGCTTTGAACGAAGGCTGGATAAATAAATACCAGCAAATAGAAATCAACAGAACAATATCAGCTTTGTGTAACCACATGGGTGGATCTGAGCGCATTAAAAACACCGTATTCCCGGTGACTTACAGCAAGTACATCAGCATGTCTATACACTTGTTTATTGTACTTCTGCCCTTCGGATTGATCGAGTATTTTGGCTATATGGAGATACCACTGGTGATTGCTATCGCTGCATTCTTCTTACTGGTAGAGAAAATGGCAGTACACTTACAGGATCCATTTGAAAATAAACCTACGGATACCCCTACCACGACGATCTGTAGAAACATCGAAAAAGATCTTTATCAAATGATTGATGAAAGCAATTTATATGAAGATTTGCCTCAACTGGAAAAAGCAGGGATTGGCTCTTATTATATCTTGTAG